One region of Halomicrobium sp. LC1Hm genomic DNA includes:
- the infB gene encoding translation initiation factor IF-2, with protein MSEPDSHADDDADAGGLRTPIVAVLGHVDHGKTSLLDKIRGSAVTAGESGAITQHIGSTAVPLDVISSMAGDLVDPTDFDLPGLLFIDTPGHHSFSTLRSRGGALADIAILVVDVNDGFQPQTMEAIDILKRTQTPFIVAANKIDTVPGWNPNEGEPVRVSKEKQSDRVQGDLDEKLYEIIGQLSDNGFSADMYWRVQDFQNNIGVVPVSAETGEGVPDLLTVMMGLSQRYLKEEMSIDVGGPGVGTVLEVTDARGFGTTVDAVVYDGTISEDDEIVVGGLDGPIVTEVRALLKPQPLAEIRTEKQFERVESVAAADGVKIAAPDLDDAMAGAPVRVVRDRDVDEVILEVEEELAGFEVSTAEEGVVIKADTLGSLEALSGTLEEHEIPVMRAEVGDVAPRDIRVAETAGEPINRAVLAFGVDTLDDAERLADQEDVEIFADDVIYQLIESYEDHVEAIETAQQDQILDNITRPARFQILQDHTFRQSDPAVVGVEILAGRIKRNSNVALFDGDEPERVGHLKSIQDEGEDVDEANRGDRVAVSIDGPTVGRQIEEGDELWTELPEKHAKILEQELKEDITGDEREALNQYLEKQRNRDPFWGK; from the coding sequence ATGTCCGAACCCGATTCTCACGCTGACGACGACGCCGACGCTGGTGGCCTTCGAACCCCGATCGTGGCGGTGCTCGGCCACGTCGACCACGGCAAGACGAGCCTCCTGGACAAGATCCGTGGCTCGGCGGTGACCGCGGGCGAGTCCGGCGCGATCACCCAGCACATCGGCTCGACGGCCGTGCCGCTGGACGTGATCTCGTCGATGGCCGGCGACCTCGTCGATCCGACCGACTTCGACCTCCCCGGCTTGCTGTTTATCGACACGCCGGGCCACCACTCGTTCTCGACGCTGCGATCGCGCGGCGGCGCGCTGGCCGACATCGCGATCCTCGTCGTCGACGTCAACGACGGCTTCCAGCCCCAGACGATGGAGGCCATCGACATCCTCAAGCGGACCCAGACGCCGTTTATCGTCGCCGCAAACAAGATCGACACCGTCCCCGGCTGGAACCCCAACGAGGGCGAGCCGGTCCGGGTGAGCAAGGAGAAACAGTCCGACCGCGTCCAGGGCGACCTCGACGAGAAGCTGTACGAGATCATCGGCCAGCTCTCTGACAACGGCTTCTCGGCCGACATGTACTGGCGCGTCCAGGACTTCCAGAACAACATCGGCGTCGTCCCCGTCTCGGCCGAGACCGGCGAGGGCGTGCCCGACCTGCTGACGGTGATGATGGGGCTGTCACAGCGATACCTCAAAGAGGAGATGTCCATCGACGTGGGCGGGCCCGGCGTCGGGACCGTCCTCGAAGTGACCGACGCCCGCGGGTTCGGGACGACCGTCGACGCCGTCGTCTACGACGGGACCATCAGCGAGGACGACGAGATCGTCGTCGGCGGCCTCGACGGCCCGATCGTCACGGAGGTCCGAGCGTTGCTGAAGCCCCAGCCGCTGGCAGAGATCCGTACCGAGAAGCAGTTCGAGCGCGTCGAGTCGGTCGCCGCGGCAGACGGGGTGAAAATCGCCGCACCGGACCTCGACGACGCGATGGCCGGAGCACCGGTCCGGGTCGTCCGCGACCGCGACGTCGACGAGGTCATCCTCGAAGTCGAGGAGGAGTTGGCCGGCTTCGAGGTCTCGACAGCCGAGGAGGGCGTCGTCATCAAAGCCGACACGCTCGGCTCGCTGGAAGCGCTCTCCGGGACGCTCGAAGAACACGAGATTCCCGTGATGCGCGCCGAGGTCGGCGACGTGGCTCCACGGGACATTCGGGTCGCCGAGACCGCGGGCGAACCGATCAACCGGGCCGTCCTGGCTTTCGGGGTCGACACGCTCGACGACGCCGAACGGCTGGCCGACCAGGAGGACGTGGAAATCTTCGCCGACGACGTGATCTATCAGCTGATCGAGAGCTACGAGGACCACGTCGAGGCCATCGAGACCGCCCAGCAAGACCAGATCCTCGACAACATCACCCGCCCCGCTCGCTTCCAGATCCTCCAGGATCACACCTTCCGCCAGTCTGACCCCGCCGTCGTCGGCGTCGAGATCCTCGCCGGACGGATCAAGCGAAACAGCAACGTCGCGCTGTTCGACGGCGACGAGCCCGAACGCGTCGGCCACCTCAAGTCCATCCAGGACGAGGGCGAGGATGTCGACGAAGCGAATCGCGGCGACCGCGTGGCCGTCTCCATCGACGGACCGACCGTCGGCCGCCAGATCGAGGAGGGCGACGAGCTGTGGACCGAACTGCCCGAGAAACACGCCAAGATCCTCGAACAGGAACTCAAAGAGGACATCACCGGCGACGAACGCGAGGCGCTCAATCAGTACCTCGAAAAGCAGCGCAACCGCGACCCCTTCTGGGGGAAGTGA
- a CDS encoding site-specific integrase: protein MSALDPIESYRESYVLRSQSDAAENTVKRHVRHLRKFEMWLQDRGKEITDEIEVEDDLLRFHRWMKQRGAGTKCPECEKVVDPFEDLCPDCGADVSEGVLVGYSEGTIKNATGAISKFFQIQRPEDPAVLNSDLIGIYHGVEERSRGNRFCPWKSISSTSLSSVGT, encoded by the coding sequence ATGAGTGCCTTGGACCCTATCGAGAGTTACCGCGAGAGTTACGTTCTCCGTTCGCAGTCGGACGCGGCAGAGAACACGGTGAAGCGCCACGTTCGACACCTTCGCAAGTTCGAGATGTGGCTTCAAGACCGTGGGAAGGAGATCACCGATGAAATCGAGGTGGAAGATGACCTACTTCGGTTCCATCGGTGGATGAAACAGAGGGGTGCGGGGACCAAGTGCCCCGAGTGCGAGAAGGTGGTGGACCCTTTCGAGGACCTTTGTCCCGACTGCGGGGCCGATGTGTCGGAGGGTGTACTCGTCGGCTACTCGGAAGGGACCATCAAGAACGCTACAGGGGCCATTAGCAAGTTCTTTCAGATACAGCGTCCAGAAGATCCTGCCGTGTTGAATAGCGATCTAATCGGCATATATCACGGAGTAGAAGAGCGAAGCCGAGGAAATCGATTCTGTCCATGGAAGTCGATCTCCTCGACTTCGTTGAGCAGTGTCGGCACCTAG
- a CDS encoding NOB1 family endonuclease gives MYILDSSAFINEYHTDEPIASIPLVREELEGESAYRFDALEGSGMHMHIPEPETVERVERAADETGDLAELSQTDVRLIAAAFELDGRLVTDDYAMQNVSEKLSVAVEVIAQDGIDEQRDWRFQCQGCGREFDENHDRCPICGSDLSRKNPA, from the coding sequence ATGTACATTCTGGACTCCTCGGCGTTTATCAACGAGTATCACACCGACGAGCCGATCGCTTCGATTCCGCTCGTCCGCGAGGAACTCGAAGGCGAGAGCGCCTACCGCTTCGACGCGCTGGAAGGGTCGGGCATGCACATGCACATCCCCGAACCGGAGACCGTCGAACGGGTCGAGCGGGCCGCCGACGAGACCGGCGACCTCGCGGAACTCTCCCAGACCGACGTTCGCCTGATCGCCGCCGCGTTCGAACTCGACGGGCGGCTGGTCACCGACGACTACGCGATGCAGAACGTCTCGGAGAAGCTCTCGGTCGCCGTCGAAGTGATCGCACAGGACGGCATCGACGAGCAGCGTGACTGGCGCTTCCAGTGTCAGGGGTGTGGCCGCGAGTTCGACGAGAACCACGACCGCTGTCCGATCTGTGGCAGCGATCTCTCGCGGAAGAATCCGGCCTAA
- a CDS encoding site-specific integrase: MSQNQCRFTLPQKALFNTAEDPNPVDQWDTTGSDGKWSITTEKKRATREGVFYLESDEVDKLIEAADGFRDKLIIRILVSTGMRRSECISLRLRDVEPDQKYILIYERKNDDYRKVGFRSDKLARDLQMWIDHYRQQEYGAVENDYLFPPDGKGNSDHLGETVVRDIVVEAAERAGIQNDYGTDAMGRTQHLVTPHALRATFAVQCAKNGIPAPMVKEALGHHSLNVTDIYTSVIDDDAADMIRRDGPSF, translated from the coding sequence TTGTCTCAAAATCAGTGTCGCTTCACCTTACCTCAGAAGGCGCTATTCAACACGGCAGAAGATCCCAACCCCGTAGACCAATGGGATACCACGGGGTCGGACGGCAAGTGGTCAATCACAACCGAGAAGAAGCGGGCCACTCGGGAGGGTGTTTTCTACCTCGAATCCGATGAGGTAGACAAACTCATTGAGGCGGCAGACGGCTTTCGGGACAAGCTGATCATCCGCATCTTGGTTTCCACGGGCATGAGGCGGTCAGAGTGCATCAGTCTGCGGCTCAGGGACGTGGAGCCTGACCAGAAGTACATCCTCATCTACGAGCGTAAGAACGACGACTATCGGAAGGTCGGCTTTCGTTCAGACAAACTGGCGCGGGATCTCCAGATGTGGATTGACCACTACAGACAGCAAGAATACGGGGCCGTGGAAAACGACTACCTCTTTCCGCCCGACGGGAAGGGCAACAGCGACCACCTAGGTGAAACCGTGGTGCGAGACATCGTGGTTGAAGCGGCAGAACGCGCAGGGATTCAAAACGACTACGGGACTGACGCAATGGGCAGAACGCAACACCTGGTAACGCCGCACGCCCTACGTGCCACGTTCGCCGTCCAATGCGCCAAGAACGGTATTCCTGCGCCGATGGTCAAAGAGGCATTGGGCCACCACTCACTCAATGTGACCGACATCTACACGTCCGTGATAGATGATGACGCGGCAGACATGATTCGGCGTGATGGCCCCTCATTTTAA
- a CDS encoding DUF5811 family protein — MYGNTQFGADVEEVDLTPEQRQSLRRDLTHVAAGLREVLPGEFVVGSEITSGSSGPRATIAVQPPLGSVVSAGYSPTEDKVEITDDERDDLVHGLAASAALQVKQAMTDDAAPTAQ; from the coding sequence ATGTACGGGAACACACAGTTTGGGGCAGACGTAGAGGAGGTGGACCTGACGCCGGAGCAGCGTCAGTCGCTCCGTCGCGATCTGACCCACGTGGCGGCCGGACTCCGTGAGGTCCTCCCCGGCGAGTTCGTGGTCGGCTCCGAGATCACGAGCGGTTCGAGCGGACCGCGTGCGACGATCGCCGTCCAGCCGCCGCTTGGCTCGGTCGTCAGCGCGGGCTACTCGCCGACCGAAGACAAAGTCGAGATCACCGACGACGAGCGCGACGACCTCGTCCACGGACTGGCCGCGTCGGCGGCGCTGCAGGTCAAGCAGGCAATGACCGACGACGCCGCGCCGACGGCACAGTAG
- a CDS encoding IS5 family transposase has protein sequence MEVDLLDFVEQCRHLVKQALGKHAGEPASGGFARWKHVVLHCFRLEEDHSYRETPNRLEYMAEIRDVLDLDRDDLPDYSTIYKSFDRLEMWVWRALLRVSAQQHPQSGHAALDSTFFDRRSASSYYRQRSGSNVQTLKVTTLTDRESLAVLDVHISARWKHDTKTGPQVVRRNADDLLSVAADKAFHNWITKYEFYALGVEPLILQRGSRPLTLGHNVLIRAKGYSQRWMAETSYSTTKRSLGDAVRALGWYRQFREIVLMFAISNIEPLCEPL, from the coding sequence ATGGAAGTCGATCTCCTCGACTTCGTTGAGCAGTGTCGGCACCTAGTCAAACAAGCGTTGGGGAAGCACGCGGGCGAGCCCGCCAGCGGCGGGTTCGCCCGCTGGAAACACGTAGTTCTACACTGTTTTCGGCTCGAAGAAGACCACAGCTACCGCGAAACGCCGAATCGGCTGGAGTACATGGCCGAGATTCGTGATGTACTCGACTTAGATCGGGACGATCTGCCGGACTACAGCACGATCTACAAATCGTTCGATCGGCTGGAAATGTGGGTGTGGCGGGCGTTGCTGCGCGTTTCCGCGCAGCAACACCCGCAGTCTGGCCACGCTGCACTCGACAGCACGTTCTTCGACCGCCGCTCAGCCTCGTCGTACTACCGCCAGCGGTCGGGAAGTAACGTACAGACACTGAAAGTGACGACACTAACCGATAGAGAGTCTCTTGCTGTTCTTGACGTGCATATCTCGGCCCGCTGGAAACACGATACGAAGACCGGGCCGCAGGTCGTCCGCCGGAACGCGGACGACCTGCTGTCCGTGGCTGCTGACAAAGCCTTCCACAACTGGATCACGAAATACGAGTTCTACGCCCTCGGTGTTGAGCCACTCATCTTACAGCGTGGATCAAGACCGTTGACGCTCGGACATAACGTGCTCATCCGCGCAAAAGGCTACTCTCAGCGCTGGATGGCCGAAACATCGTATTCGACAACAAAGCGCTCGCTCGGCGATGCCGTGCGAGCGCTTGGCTGGTATCGACAGTTCCGTGAAATCGTCCTAATGTTCGCTATCTCGAACATAGAACCGCTCTGTGAGCCACTCTAG
- a CDS encoding CopG family transcriptional regulator → MPTRYTVVCDDDQARAVSRLAHRYGITEEEVLEQLLDLGLEAAEESTV, encoded by the coding sequence ATGCCAACCCGGTACACGGTCGTGTGCGACGACGACCAGGCCAGGGCAGTCAGTCGGCTGGCCCACCGGTACGGGATCACCGAAGAGGAGGTCCTCGAACAGTTGCTCGACCTCGGACTCGAAGCCGCCGAGGAGTCGACAGTTTAG
- a CDS encoding type II CAAX prenyl endopeptidase Rce1 family protein: MGSDLYHTADRSVRLEAAVTSLAVIAFAYLVGLVLASLGVSVADALGVTEATAPVVYYSVQYALLPAGFLVAVFGYHQSRETDGLVRFHTPTLRDLGWIVLGFLVLLAASTALEQIIGLLGVETAQNQAIITGREHPLLFLALLPITVLLVAPGEELLFRGLVQGKFRQAYGSVPAVVIASLLFGLSHSGALSGAGTVTYLAVATVLGLILGAVYEHTESILVPVGIHAAWNVSIYLGQWLQAVYGLSLLG; this comes from the coding sequence ATGGGGTCGGATCTGTACCACACCGCCGATCGCTCGGTACGACTGGAGGCCGCCGTCACGTCGCTGGCCGTGATCGCGTTCGCCTATCTGGTAGGGCTCGTCCTCGCGTCGCTGGGCGTCAGCGTCGCCGACGCGCTCGGCGTCACCGAGGCGACCGCACCGGTCGTCTACTACTCGGTCCAGTACGCGCTCTTGCCGGCGGGCTTCCTGGTGGCCGTGTTCGGGTACCACCAGAGCCGCGAGACGGACGGACTCGTCCGATTTCACACCCCGACGCTCCGAGACCTGGGCTGGATCGTCCTGGGCTTTCTCGTCTTGCTGGCCGCGTCGACGGCCCTGGAGCAGATCATCGGACTGCTGGGCGTCGAGACGGCACAGAACCAGGCGATCATCACGGGCCGCGAGCACCCGCTGCTCTTTCTGGCCTTGCTCCCGATCACGGTGTTGCTGGTCGCTCCGGGCGAGGAACTGCTCTTTCGCGGGCTCGTCCAGGGGAAGTTCCGTCAGGCGTACGGCTCGGTGCCGGCGGTCGTGATCGCGAGCCTGCTGTTCGGGCTCTCTCACTCGGGGGCGCTGTCCGGAGCGGGCACGGTGACCTACCTCGCCGTGGCGACGGTCCTCGGACTGATCCTGGGGGCCGTCTACGAACACACCGAGAGTATCCTCGTTCCGGTCGGGATCCACGCGGCCTGGAACGTCTCGATCTACCTCGGCCAGTGGCTCCAGGCCGTCTACGGGCTCTCGCTACTTGGATAG
- a CDS encoding pyruvoyl-dependent arginine decarboxylase, which produces MSVIRIVWGTAGGPTELSSFDAALADAGIHNYNLVTLSSVIPADPEIEVVGTAPDLGPVGAELHTVESSATAAPGERVAAGIGWSRSESGRGIFYEVSGEDPDDVRAEIEAGLAAGRQLRDWTFVDTETVVRSVEADEEYASAVVCAAYGRSRPAL; this is translated from the coding sequence ATGAGCGTTATCCGGATCGTCTGGGGGACTGCCGGCGGCCCCACAGAGCTGTCGTCGTTCGACGCCGCGCTGGCCGACGCGGGCATCCACAACTACAACCTCGTGACGCTGTCGTCGGTCATCCCGGCCGATCCGGAGATCGAAGTCGTCGGCACCGCCCCGGATCTGGGGCCGGTCGGCGCGGAACTCCACACCGTCGAGTCGTCTGCGACGGCCGCGCCCGGCGAACGCGTGGCGGCGGGGATCGGCTGGTCGCGAAGCGAGTCCGGCCGCGGCATCTTCTACGAGGTCTCCGGCGAGGACCCCGACGACGTGCGGGCAGAGATCGAGGCGGGACTGGCCGCCGGCCGCCAGCTCCGAGACTGGACGTTCGTCGACACGGAGACGGTCGTGCGGTCGGTCGAGGCCGACGAGGAGTACGCAAGCGCCGTCGTCTGTGCCGCCTACGGCAGAAGCCGGCCAGCGCTGTAA
- a CDS encoding PRC-barrel domain-containing protein has product MAEILAENLSGKDVMGTDGTEIGSLYNITMDLDTGALKHLLIDADGALGQTEFERDETGRLLVPVERVQAVKDHMIVKR; this is encoded by the coding sequence ATGGCAGAAATACTCGCCGAGAACCTCTCGGGGAAAGACGTCATGGGGACGGACGGAACCGAGATCGGTAGTCTGTACAACATCACGATGGATCTGGACACGGGGGCACTGAAGCACCTCCTCATCGACGCCGACGGCGCGCTCGGCCAGACGGAGTTCGAGCGCGACGAGACCGGGCGCTTGCTCGTCCCGGTCGAGCGAGTCCAGGCAGTCAAAGACCACATGATCGTCAAGCGTTAG
- a CDS encoding glucose-6-phosphate isomerase produces MNVDIGNALAAVAEPGLSRDELATLDDRVARAHDRIERGRADDEFGYAALNLPATTDAEAIRDAVAPVSDAETVVTVGIGGSALGARTITSALTADGGTSHVVLDNVDPDHVTRVLSDLSLSETAINVVSKSGTTAETLSNFLVVREAMVEAGVDWTERTVVTTGDEGPLAALADEHDLPTLAVPDGVPGRFAALSSVGLVPAAMLGCDIEGLLDGAAAAAETLDSSLFDCPAYAYGAVAYGLEERGATINAVVPYAERLEPFAEWFAQLWAESLGKDGRGQTPARALGATDQHSQLQLYRAGRRDKLVTLLRPRERPSLDVPAAAADALAHLEGTDLGELLDTELRATEASLAEAGQPNVRVELDRLDPRGLGELLYAMEAACILVGELAGVETFTQPAVEWGKQAARDVLEGDETEKTAAIEDKHELIVDGEDGR; encoded by the coding sequence ATGAACGTCGACATCGGAAACGCACTGGCAGCGGTCGCCGAGCCCGGCCTCTCTCGGGACGAACTGGCGACACTCGACGACCGCGTCGCACGGGCTCACGACCGAATCGAGCGCGGACGGGCCGACGACGAGTTCGGCTACGCCGCCCTGAACCTGCCGGCGACGACCGACGCCGAAGCGATCCGCGACGCCGTCGCGCCGGTTTCGGACGCAGAGACGGTCGTGACGGTCGGTATCGGTGGCAGCGCGCTCGGTGCGCGGACGATCACGAGCGCACTGACAGCTGACGGCGGGACGAGCCACGTCGTGCTCGACAACGTCGATCCGGACCACGTCACCCGCGTCCTCTCGGATCTGTCGCTTTCCGAGACGGCGATCAACGTCGTCTCGAAGTCCGGCACCACGGCCGAGACGCTGTCGAACTTCCTCGTCGTCCGCGAGGCGATGGTCGAGGCCGGGGTCGACTGGACCGAACGGACGGTCGTCACGACCGGCGACGAGGGGCCGCTGGCGGCGCTGGCCGACGAACACGACCTGCCGACGCTGGCGGTGCCCGACGGCGTGCCGGGCCGCTTCGCGGCGCTGTCGTCGGTCGGGCTGGTGCCGGCCGCGATGCTGGGCTGTGACATCGAGGGCCTGCTCGACGGGGCGGCGGCCGCCGCCGAGACGCTCGACTCATCGCTGTTCGACTGTCCCGCCTACGCCTACGGCGCGGTCGCGTACGGCCTCGAAGAGCGCGGCGCGACGATCAACGCCGTCGTCCCCTACGCCGAGCGACTGGAGCCGTTCGCCGAGTGGTTCGCCCAGCTGTGGGCCGAGAGTCTCGGCAAGGACGGCCGGGGCCAGACGCCGGCCCGCGCACTGGGCGCGACCGATCAACACTCCCAGCTACAGCTGTACCGGGCGGGCCGTCGGGACAAGCTCGTGACGCTGCTCCGGCCCCGCGAGCGGCCGTCGCTTGACGTGCCGGCCGCGGCGGCCGACGCGCTCGCCCACCTCGAAGGGACCGACCTCGGAGAACTGCTGGACACGGAGCTGCGCGCGACCGAGGCCAGTCTCGCCGAAGCCGGCCAGCCCAACGTCCGCGTCGAACTCGACCGCCTCGATCCGCGGGGACTGGGCGAACTCCTCTACGCGATGGAGGCCGCCTGTATCCTCGTGGGCGAACTGGCCGGCGTCGAGACGTTCACCCAGCCCGCCGTCGAGTGGGGCAAGCAGGCCGCCAGAGACGTCCTCGAAGGCGACGAGACCGAGAAGACCGCCGCCATCGAGGACAAGCACGAACTGATCGTCGACGGCGAGGACGGACGGTAG
- a CDS encoding universal stress protein yields MYSDILVPTDGSDSIEQVLEHTIDIADGRNVTVHALYVVDDRAFLSMDDDMQDEVLEELKAEGRAATSDVAAALEQEGLSVTKTIRRGRPADHIVSYVEEAGIDLVTMGSQAGEYEQNMLGSTSQKVVTQSPAPVLTVDVSDASE; encoded by the coding sequence ATGTACAGCGACATTCTCGTTCCGACAGACGGCAGCGACTCTATCGAGCAGGTCCTCGAGCACACGATCGATATCGCCGACGGACGAAACGTCACCGTCCACGCGCTCTACGTCGTCGACGACCGGGCGTTCCTGTCGATGGATGACGACATGCAAGACGAAGTGCTAGAAGAGCTGAAAGCCGAGGGGCGAGCCGCCACCTCGGACGTGGCGGCGGCCCTCGAACAGGAGGGGCTCTCGGTGACGAAGACGATCCGCCGCGGACGGCCGGCCGACCACATCGTCTCGTACGTCGAAGAGGCCGGGATCGATCTGGTGACGATGGGGTCACAGGCGGGCGAATACGAGCAGAACATGCTCGGTAGTACGTCCCAGAAGGTCGTCACGCAGTCTCCCGCACCGGTGCTGACCGTCGACGTCTCGGACGCCTCCGAGTAG
- a CDS encoding plastocyanin/azurin family copper-binding protein gives MDRRDYLAALVTAPVVGLTGCAGDGGPTDTPSATATDTPTATDTPTPTATDTPTDTPTATDTPTPTPTDTPTATPTVAQTVTVAPEGRLRFSPESFEISAGETVRWVWQAGGHNVAPDTTPEESDWSGTPGTDTYGSGYTHVYTFEATGTYEYYCVPHRGSGMTASFEVV, from the coding sequence ATGGACCGCCGCGACTACCTCGCCGCGCTCGTGACCGCGCCCGTCGTCGGCCTCACCGGCTGTGCCGGCGACGGCGGGCCGACCGACACGCCGTCGGCCACTGCGACCGACACGCCCACCGCGACTGACACCCCGACACCCACCGCGACCGACACGCCAACCGACACCCCGACCGCGACCGACACGCCGACGCCGACACCCACCGACACGCCCACCGCGACACCGACGGTCGCCCAGACGGTCACGGTGGCACCGGAGGGACGGCTCCGGTTCTCGCCGGAGTCGTTCGAGATCAGTGCCGGCGAGACCGTCCGCTGGGTGTGGCAAGCGGGCGGCCACAACGTCGCCCCCGACACGACACCCGAGGAGAGCGACTGGTCCGGGACGCCGGGGACCGACACCTACGGCAGCGGCTACACGCACGTCTACACCTTCGAGGCGACGGGCACCTACGAGTACTACTGTGTGCCCCACCGAGGGTCCGGGATGACCGCGTCCTTCGAAGTCGTCTGA
- a CDS encoding DUF5812 family protein produces MKSSTFLVTAADDETATLRDVVDQQVVTLSENPGLAADEVIEATVEPEPPLEVAYQIVDIERQWEIPVERSPESPTTLVRDIAAEQADGEITKRERAGEGEVHVLTVPDAEAAADDVLDDEATRERAARLGVDRVSVRAGDGVVSVRYLPN; encoded by the coding sequence ATGAAATCGAGCACGTTCCTCGTGACCGCTGCCGACGACGAGACGGCGACGCTGCGCGACGTGGTCGACCAGCAGGTCGTCACGCTCTCGGAGAACCCCGGCCTCGCCGCCGACGAGGTGATCGAGGCCACCGTCGAACCGGAGCCACCGCTCGAAGTCGCCTACCAGATCGTCGACATCGAGCGCCAGTGGGAGATCCCGGTCGAGCGGAGTCCGGAATCGCCGACGACCCTCGTCCGCGACATCGCCGCCGAGCAGGCCGACGGCGAGATCACCAAACGCGAACGCGCCGGCGAGGGCGAGGTCCACGTCCTGACGGTTCCAGACGCCGAGGCAGCCGCCGACGACGTGCTCGACGACGAGGCGACCAGGGAACGGGCCGCCCGACTCGGCGTCGACCGGGTCAGTGTGCGAGCCGGCGACGGCGTCGTCTCGGTCCGGTACCTGCCCAACTGA
- a CDS encoding proteasome-activating nucleotidase: MSRSPSLPDRPRLDLDPDMTPEERLEALRDHFEQIVEVNDELESQLDAAKDRRRSLTEDVDRIERENEMLKTSSLYIATAEEVTDDGVIVKQHGNNQEVLTEVSPSMRERLEAGDRVAINDSFSVKEILEGEKDARAQAMEVDGSPDVTYGDIGGLEAQVREVREAVEEPLVNAEQFREVGIEPPSGVLLHGPPGTGKTMLAKAVANETDATFIKMAGSELVRKFIGEGARLVRDLFELAADREPAVIFIDEIDAIAAKRTESKTSGDAEVQRTMMQLLSEMDGFDERGEIRIIAATNRFDMLDRAILRPGRFDRLIEVPNPDFDGRTRILEIHTEEMELADTVELSSIAGKTDGLSGAELASLATEAGMFAIRDQRTTVTEADFDDALEKIEDGTEGGSVPVAFA, translated from the coding sequence ATGTCGCGCAGTCCTTCGCTTCCCGATCGGCCCCGGCTGGATCTCGATCCCGACATGACCCCCGAGGAGCGCCTCGAAGCGCTGCGGGATCACTTCGAACAGATCGTGGAAGTCAACGACGAACTGGAATCGCAACTCGACGCGGCCAAAGACCGTCGGCGCTCGCTGACGGAGGACGTCGACCGCATCGAACGGGAAAACGAGATGCTGAAGACCTCGTCGCTGTACATCGCGACGGCAGAGGAGGTCACCGACGACGGCGTGATCGTCAAGCAACACGGCAACAACCAGGAGGTGCTGACCGAGGTCTCGCCGTCGATGCGGGAACGGCTCGAAGCCGGCGATCGGGTCGCGATCAACGACTCGTTCAGCGTCAAGGAGATCCTCGAAGGCGAGAAAGACGCTCGCGCACAGGCGATGGAGGTCGACGGCTCCCCCGACGTGACCTACGGCGACATCGGCGGGCTCGAAGCGCAGGTCCGCGAAGTTCGGGAGGCCGTCGAGGAGCCGCTGGTCAACGCCGAGCAGTTCCGCGAGGTCGGCATCGAACCGCCGTCGGGCGTCCTCCTGCACGGTCCGCCCGGCACGGGGAAGACGATGCTGGCCAAAGCCGTCGCCAACGAGACCGACGCCACGTTCATCAAGATGGCCGGCTCCGAGCTGGTCCGGAAGTTCATCGGCGAGGGCGCGCGACTCGTCCGTGACCTGTTCGAGCTGGCGGCCGACCGCGAACCCGCCGTCATCTTCATCGACGAGATCGACGCCATCGCGGCCAAGCGGACCGAATCGAAGACCTCCGGCGACGCCGAGGTCCAGCGGACGATGATGCAGCTGCTCAGCGAGATGGATGGCTTCGACGAACGCGGCGAGATCCGGATCATCGCCGCCACCAACCGCTTCGACATGCTCGACCGCGCGATCCTCCGGCCCGGCCGCTTCGACCGCCTCATCGAGGTCCCCAACCCGGACTTCGACGGGCGGACGCGCATTCTGGAGATCCACACCGAGGAGATGGAGCTGGCCGACACGGTCGAGCTGTCGTCGATCGCCGGCAAGACCGACGGCCTCTCGGGTGCCGAGCTGGCGTCGCTGGCCACCGAGGCCGGCATGTTCGCGATCCGCGACCAGCGCACGACCGTCACCGAGGCGGACTTCGACGACGCTCTCGAAAAGATCGAGGACGGCACCGAGGGCGGCAGCGTTCCCGTCGCCTTCGCCTGA